In a single window of the Streptococcus suis genome:
- a CDS encoding primase C-terminal domain-containing protein — protein MNINIEKIHQMILKDGLRQFKFKNSKHENTPFEEQKGAIFGYRSKKNMIAGRGIVLTSLEAVEDNQTVFTHWTPNVYRYGTYSQKNPRITKGHSENNLRQINAFYIDFDLKNQSDNINFSDILVSSLDLGFMPTLILKTENGYQAYFILKDAAYVTAATEFKVVNVAKMISQNIRNHFIKDLPVDMTCNHFGIARIPREDNIEYFDQNNVYTFAEWFSWSMQQDDLTYSKKPNLLVLSGTEGQKQIDEPWYRLLKNTSKIRGEKAIMGRNNVIFTLALANYASGVAYSDCMEELSDYNAELEVPLKKNELKKTVASAYSGRYEAANRDFIKILCQTWVSSDLTTKDLFIRQGWYKFKKSRDQRQRSHFSEWREDFWNYIKEKTNSDSPYLRVKKKEITAAIGIPERSLDYVLKTLQSEGKILYSFKRGRQGGLILASISNIALSLISMNKKAREAYYTALSHLLGVSKSILIKLLKRAIKELIMPLSSTLFELDTG, from the coding sequence ATGAATATCAATATTGAAAAGATTCATCAAATGATTTTAAAAGATGGACTAAGACAATTCAAATTTAAAAATAGTAAGCATGAAAATACTCCTTTCGAGGAACAAAAGGGAGCTATTTTTGGGTATCGTAGTAAAAAGAATATGATTGCCGGAAGAGGGATTGTTCTCACTTCTCTGGAGGCTGTTGAGGATAATCAAACTGTTTTTACTCATTGGACACCGAATGTCTATCGATACGGGACATATTCGCAAAAGAACCCTCGTATTACAAAGGGGCATAGTGAGAATAATCTTCGCCAAATTAACGCTTTCTATATTGATTTTGACTTAAAAAATCAGTCAGATAATATCAATTTCAGCGACATTCTAGTATCATCTTTAGATTTAGGCTTCATGCCAACTTTAATTTTAAAAACAGAAAATGGTTATCAAGCCTATTTCATCTTAAAGGATGCTGCTTATGTAACAGCTGCTACTGAATTCAAAGTTGTAAATGTTGCAAAGATGATTTCTCAGAATATCAGAAATCACTTTATCAAGGATTTGCCAGTTGATATGACGTGCAATCACTTTGGTATCGCACGTATTCCTCGTGAAGATAACATAGAGTACTTTGATCAAAATAATGTCTATACCTTTGCTGAGTGGTTCAGCTGGTCCATGCAGCAAGATGATTTAACGTACTCTAAGAAACCTAATCTTCTTGTACTATCAGGAACTGAAGGTCAGAAACAAATTGACGAGCCCTGGTATCGTCTTCTTAAGAATACCTCGAAAATTCGTGGGGAAAAGGCTATTATGGGTCGCAATAACGTTATTTTTACGTTAGCTTTGGCCAACTACGCTTCAGGAGTTGCTTATAGTGACTGTATGGAAGAACTCAGTGATTATAATGCTGAGTTAGAAGTGCCTTTGAAGAAAAATGAACTCAAAAAGACAGTAGCAAGTGCTTATTCTGGAAGATATGAAGCTGCTAACAGAGATTTTATCAAAATTTTATGTCAAACTTGGGTTAGCTCTGATTTGACAACAAAAGATTTATTCATTCGTCAAGGATGGTATAAGTTCAAGAAGTCACGTGATCAACGTCAACGCAGTCACTTTTCAGAATGGAGAGAAGATTTTTGGAACTATATCAAGGAAAAAACAAACTCAGATAGTCCATATCTGAGAGTGAAAAAGAAAGAAATTACAGCTGCAATTGGTATTCCAGAACGTTCTCTAGATTATGTTTTAAAGACACTGCAGTCAGAAGGGAAGATTCTATATTCATTTAAACGTGGTCGCCAAGGAGGGCTTATACTTGCTTCTATTTCGAATATCGCTCTCTCATTGATTAGTATGAATAAGAAAGCAAGAGAAGCGTATTATACCGCTTTATCACATCTTCTAGGAGTAAGTAAGAGTATTCTAATCAAACTATTAAAACGAGCGATTAAGGAGCTTATAATGCCCCTTTCAAGCACACTATTTGAACTTGATACGGGATAA
- a CDS encoding helix-turn-helix transcriptional regulator, whose amino-acid sequence MAELKNNVKRFRVRKAFTQEQLASKVNCSRQLISSIERGKMVPSVLIALKMAKILEVCVDDIFTF is encoded by the coding sequence ATGGCTGAATTAAAAAACAATGTGAAGAGATTTCGTGTAAGAAAAGCTTTTACTCAGGAACAATTGGCCTCCAAAGTCAATTGCTCTCGACAATTAATAAGTTCAATTGAGAGAGGCAAGATGGTTCCGTCTGTTTTGATAGCTTTAAAAATGGCTAAAATATTAGAAGTTTGTGTAGATGATATTTTTACTTTCTGA
- a CDS encoding class IIb bacteriocin, lactobin A/cerein 7B family, whose protein sequence is MENIKKFEEVSTEELTSVEGGVGVLEVIGWSLLAAGGSGLVGYGLARTFG, encoded by the coding sequence ATGGAAAATATTAAAAAATTTGAAGAAGTTTCAACCGAAGAACTTACAAGTGTTGAAGGTGGTGTAGGTGTTTTGGAGGTTATCGGTTGGTCGTTATTGGCTGCTGGTGGCTCAGGATTGGTTGGATATGGTTTAGCACGAACCTTTGGTTAA
- a CDS encoding class IIb bacteriocin, lactobin A/cerein 7B family, with protein sequence MNKFNTLCDDELVMIEGGLDPFTVTMGLGTLFLAAASGGYAFGKDLANRQRRK encoded by the coding sequence ATGAATAAATTTAATACATTGTGTGATGACGAACTCGTTATGATTGAAGGGGGATTAGATCCGTTCACAGTGACTATGGGCTTAGGAACATTATTTTTAGCTGCTGCGAGTGGAGGATATGCTTTTGGGAAAGATTTGGCAAATCGCCAACGAAGAAAATAG
- a CDS encoding class IIb bacteriocin, lactobin A/cerein 7B family produces MTKFETMDKMNTNFGALTEEELMNVDGGLLPVVVGGVVVGWKVAAGVTAAVIAGGVAIGAAAGYYANRP; encoded by the coding sequence ATGACTAAATTTGAAACAATGGATAAAATGAATACAAACTTTGGAGCACTAACAGAAGAAGAATTGATGAATGTTGATGGAGGTCTATTACCTGTTGTTGTAGGTGGAGTTGTGGTTGGCTGGAAAGTAGCTGCTGGGGTTACTGCAGCAGTTATTGCAGGAGGTGTAGCAATTGGAGCTGCTGCAGGTTATTATGCAAATCGTCCTTAA
- a CDS encoding class IIb bacteriocin, lactobin A/cerein 7B family, with protein MTNFEVIDKTNFVALSEVEMMETEGGFATGLGIAIGTVAVYCIGYMIGKNK; from the coding sequence ATGACTAATTTTGAAGTAATTGACAAGACTAATTTTGTAGCACTTTCTGAAGTAGAAATGATGGAAACAGAAGGTGGTTTTGCAACTGGGTTAGGAATCGCTATTGGTACGGTTGCAGTGTACTGCATCGGATATATGATTGGTAAAAATAAATAA
- a CDS encoding class IIb bacteriocin, lactobin A/cerein 7B family, with amino-acid sequence MNNFVDMKQEELENINGGFVVTGTMTYTGVKLASASFALGYAIGQAIKNSK; translated from the coding sequence ATGAATAATTTCGTAGATATGAAGCAAGAAGAACTAGAAAATATTAACGGTGGCTTTGTAGTCACAGGAACAATGACTTATACAGGTGTAAAATTGGCTAGCGCTTCATTCGCTCTAGGGTATGCGATTGGTCAAGCAATTAAAAATAGCAAGTAA
- a CDS encoding class IIb bacteriocin, lactobin A/cerein 7B family, protein MTKFETMDNMNVDFVALSESEMMETDGGLVITGPAIVGGLIVVGFGGLGLYLGSK, encoded by the coding sequence ATGACAAAATTTGAAACAATGGACAATATGAACGTAGACTTTGTAGCACTTTCTGAATCAGAAATGATGGAAACAGATGGTGGACTTGTAATTACTGGACCAGCAATAGTTGGTGGACTTATTGTAGTTGGATTTGGTGGACTTGGTTTGTACCTGGGATCAAAATAG